From the genome of Bacteroides sp. MSB163, one region includes:
- a CDS encoding aldo/keto reductase codes for MINPIYSPDSNRYDNGMKYRRCGRSGILLPEISLGLWHNFGDVNTLANSQAMAHYAFAQGITHFDLANNYGPSYGSAEETFGMIMKKSFMPYRDELFISTKAGHDMWPGPYGEWGSRKYLMNSLNQSLKRMNLDYVDIFYSHRYDPVTPLEETLQALVDIVRQGKALYVGISKYPKEAAEFAYRYLEERDVHCLLYQGRYNMFNREPEEEGILQQAKENGTGFIAFSPLAQGLLTNRYLKGIPEDSRIAKGGFLKKEALTDETLKKIKALNEIATQRGQTLAEMALAWLLKDDMITSVIIGASSVAQLNDNLQSIKNTKFTAEELEKINQIDSLK; via the coding sequence ATGATAAACCCCATTTACTCTCCCGACAGCAACCGGTATGACAATGGTATGAAGTACCGCCGGTGCGGACGAAGCGGCATCCTGCTGCCCGAAATATCCTTAGGCTTATGGCACAACTTCGGCGACGTAAACACGCTGGCCAATTCCCAGGCGATGGCACATTACGCTTTCGCCCAAGGTATCACTCATTTCGACCTTGCCAACAACTACGGCCCATCCTACGGTTCTGCCGAAGAAACCTTCGGAATGATTATGAAGAAATCGTTCATGCCCTACCGGGACGAACTGTTCATTTCAACCAAAGCCGGTCATGACATGTGGCCCGGCCCATACGGTGAATGGGGGTCCAGAAAGTATCTGATGAACAGCCTCAACCAAAGTCTGAAACGGATGAATCTGGACTATGTAGACATCTTCTACTCGCACCGCTATGATCCGGTAACTCCATTGGAAGAAACACTGCAAGCTCTTGTTGACATTGTCCGACAAGGCAAAGCCTTATACGTGGGTATCTCCAAATATCCGAAAGAAGCTGCCGAATTTGCTTACCGCTATCTGGAAGAGAGAGATGTGCATTGCTTGCTTTATCAAGGAAGATATAATATGTTCAACCGGGAACCGGAGGAAGAAGGTATTCTGCAACAGGCCAAAGAGAACGGAACAGGTTTCATCGCCTTCTCACCGTTGGCACAAGGACTGCTGACGAACCGTTATCTGAAAGGTATTCCCGAAGACTCACGCATCGCCAAAGGCGGTTTCCTGAAAAAAGAAGCATTGACTGACGAGACATTGAAGAAGATAAAAGCCCTAAACGAAATTGCCACACAACGCGGACAAACTCTTGCTGAGATGGCCCTGGCATGGTTACTGAAAGATGATATGATTACTTCAGTCATTATCGGAGCAAGCTCTGTAGCACAGTTAAATGACAATCTGCAAAGTATCAAAAATACGAAATTCACGGCGGAAGAATTAGAAAAGATCAATCAGATAGATAGTCTGAAATAA
- a CDS encoding glycoside hydrolase family 5 protein, whose translation MMNIWKSLLAVCLLTAMFGCGAGTSEKANQEGTAKQLPRLCVTGTQLVNEQGDTVVLKGVSYGWHQFWPRFYNASTVAYLSGDWGAKVLRASMGVDLDSACYVYKPEFGIKCVTTVVDAAIENNVYAIIDWHSHNLRQEEAKEFFAQMATRYKGVPNVIYEVFNEPVEDSWEQVKAYSVEIIKTIRAIEPEAVILVGCPHWDQDIHLAADDPIIGYNNIMYTVHFYANTHGQWLRDRTDYALSKGLPVFISECAGMEASGDGAVNKEEWQNWLDWMQRRSISWVAWSVSDKNETCSMLLPSAFSDGNWADQDMKEWGQIVRNELQTK comes from the coding sequence ATGATGAATATTTGGAAAAGTTTGTTGGCTGTTTGTCTGCTGACCGCAATGTTTGGATGTGGAGCGGGTACGTCTGAAAAAGCAAATCAGGAAGGTACTGCAAAGCAGTTGCCCCGTCTGTGTGTGACTGGTACGCAATTGGTGAATGAACAGGGTGATACGGTTGTACTGAAAGGTGTCAGTTATGGGTGGCATCAGTTTTGGCCTCGTTTCTATAATGCTTCTACCGTAGCTTATCTTTCTGGAGATTGGGGTGCGAAGGTGCTTCGAGCTTCTATGGGAGTGGACTTGGATAGTGCCTGCTATGTGTACAAGCCGGAGTTTGGCATTAAGTGTGTCACGACAGTAGTGGATGCGGCTATTGAAAATAATGTTTATGCAATCATTGACTGGCATAGCCATAATCTGCGTCAGGAAGAGGCCAAGGAATTCTTTGCACAAATGGCAACTCGTTATAAGGGTGTCCCTAATGTGATTTATGAAGTGTTTAATGAACCGGTGGAAGATAGTTGGGAACAAGTGAAAGCATACTCTGTCGAAATTATCAAAACCATCCGTGCCATAGAACCGGAGGCTGTTATTCTGGTAGGTTGTCCGCATTGGGATCAGGATATTCACCTAGCGGCAGATGATCCTATTATCGGTTATAATAATATAATGTATACTGTTCACTTTTATGCCAATACTCACGGACAATGGTTGCGTGACCGTACAGACTATGCTTTGAGCAAAGGGCTTCCGGTATTTATATCCGAATGTGCCGGTATGGAGGCCAGTGGCGATGGTGCAGTAAATAAAGAAGAGTGGCAAAACTGGCTTGACTGGATGCAGCGACGTTCCATAAGTTGGGTAGCGTGGTCTGTTTCGGATAAGAATGAGACTTGCTCAATGCTTCTCCCCTCAGCTTTTTCTGACGGCAATTGGGCTGATCAGGATATG
- a CDS encoding porin family protein, which translates to MKTIKYLSMRVLAITALALVFAMPAKAQLTDNGYANIDWQFNFPLSNHFADKASGWGMSFEGGYYVTPNIALGAFLAYHSNHEYFGRQTLPVGEGGSINTDQQHTLFQLPFGLAGRYTFDRGSAFQPYVGVKVGPQYAEIKSTFNVYEANKSTWGFYVSPEIGINIYPWAYGPGLHVAAYYSYGTNKGDLFTYSVDGLSNFGLRLGIAF; encoded by the coding sequence ATGAAAACAATAAAATATCTTTCTATGAGAGTACTGGCAATCACTGCCCTGGCTCTCGTCTTCGCCATGCCGGCAAAGGCACAACTAACCGATAACGGTTATGCCAACATCGATTGGCAATTCAACTTCCCCTTGAGCAACCACTTCGCTGATAAAGCCAGCGGATGGGGTATGAGCTTTGAAGGCGGTTACTATGTGACTCCGAATATTGCTCTTGGTGCCTTCCTGGCCTACCACAGCAACCATGAATACTTCGGTCGCCAGACACTTCCCGTAGGCGAAGGCGGTAGCATCAATACTGACCAACAGCACACATTGTTCCAATTGCCTTTCGGCCTTGCCGGACGCTATACTTTCGACCGCGGTAGCGCTTTCCAACCTTACGTTGGTGTGAAAGTAGGTCCTCAATATGCCGAAATCAAATCTACTTTCAATGTGTACGAAGCTAACAAGAGCACCTGGGGCTTCTACGTATCACCGGAAATTGGTATCAACATCTACCCATGGGCTTATGGTCCGGGTCTGCACGTTGCCGCTTACTATAGCTACGGCACAAACAAGGGTGACCTGTTCACATACAGTGTAGATGGTTTGAGCAACTTCGGTCTACGCCTGGGTATTGCATTCTAA
- a CDS encoding glycoside hydrolase family 3 N-terminal domain-containing protein gives MKKIIAIMAIGACLCSCGGSREEVYKDSTAPVKDRVEDLLKRMTLEEKVGQMNQFVGVEHIKANSAVMTEEELKNNTANAFYPGFTEKDIEKWTEEGLIGSFLHVLTIEEANYLQSLAMKSRLQIPIIFGIDAIHGNANAPDNTVYPTNINLACSFDTLMAYKIARQTAKEMRAMNMHWTFNPNVEVARDARWGRVGETYGEDPYLVTLLGVQSVKGYQGDLNGNEDVLACIKHFVGGSEPINGTNGSPTDLSERTLREVFFPPFEAGVKVGAMSLMTAHNELNGIPCHSNEWLMQDILRGEWNFPGFVVSDWMDIEHIHDLHATAENLKEAFYQSIMGGMDMHMHGIHWNEMVVELVKEGRIPESRIDESVRRILDIKFRLGLFEQPYADEAETMKVRLCDEHRATALESARNGIVLLKNDGVLPLDASRYKKIMVTGINADDQNILGDWSAPEKDENVTTILEGLKMIAPDTQFDFVDQGWDPRNMDPKKVAEAAVRAKSADLNIVVAGEYMMRFRWNDRTDGEDTDRSDLDLVGLQNELIEKVAASGKPTILILVNGRPLGVQWAAENLPAIVEAWAPGMYGGQAVAEILYGKVNPSAKLAITIPHSVGQLQMIYNHKPSQYFHPYAAGKPSTPLYPFGHGLSYTTYKYDDLKLAQKEITKDGTVDVSVKVTNTGDRDGVEIVQLYIRDKFSSVTRPVKELKDFARVSLKAGESQVVNFKITPDKLAFYDKKMKKIVEPGEFIVMVGASSDDKDLLKDSFFVK, from the coding sequence ATGAAGAAAATAATCGCAATTATGGCAATCGGAGCTTGTTTGTGTTCCTGCGGCGGAAGCCGGGAGGAAGTGTATAAAGACTCTACCGCACCCGTAAAGGACAGGGTAGAAGATCTCTTGAAAAGAATGACTCTGGAGGAGAAAGTAGGTCAGATGAATCAGTTCGTCGGTGTGGAACATATCAAGGCAAACAGTGCTGTGATGACCGAAGAAGAATTGAAGAATAATACCGCAAATGCTTTCTATCCAGGCTTTACGGAAAAAGATATAGAGAAGTGGACGGAAGAAGGACTGATTGGTTCTTTTCTGCATGTATTGACCATTGAAGAAGCCAACTATCTGCAATCTCTCGCAATGAAGAGCCGCTTGCAGATACCTATTATATTCGGTATCGATGCCATCCATGGCAATGCTAATGCGCCGGATAATACGGTATACCCCACCAACATCAACCTTGCTTGTTCCTTTGATACGCTGATGGCTTATAAGATAGCCCGGCAGACTGCAAAGGAAATGCGTGCGATGAACATGCACTGGACGTTTAATCCGAATGTGGAAGTAGCCCGTGATGCCCGTTGGGGACGTGTTGGCGAAACGTATGGTGAAGATCCTTATCTGGTTACTTTGCTGGGCGTACAGTCCGTGAAAGGTTATCAAGGCGATTTGAATGGCAACGAAGATGTACTGGCTTGTATCAAGCATTTCGTCGGTGGCAGTGAACCCATCAACGGAACGAACGGTTCTCCCACTGATTTGTCAGAGCGTACACTTCGTGAAGTTTTCTTTCCTCCCTTTGAGGCAGGAGTGAAGGTGGGAGCCATGTCTCTGATGACTGCCCACAATGAACTGAACGGTATCCCTTGTCATAGCAATGAGTGGCTGATGCAGGATATTCTGCGTGGTGAATGGAACTTCCCCGGATTCGTAGTCAGCGATTGGATGGATATTGAACATATCCATGACCTCCATGCTACTGCCGAAAATCTGAAGGAAGCTTTTTATCAGTCTATTATGGGAGGTATGGACATGCACATGCATGGTATTCACTGGAATGAGATGGTAGTGGAGTTGGTGAAGGAAGGACGTATCCCCGAATCCCGTATTGACGAATCTGTACGTCGCATACTGGATATCAAATTCCGTCTCGGTCTTTTCGAACAACCTTATGCCGATGAGGCCGAAACCATGAAAGTACGCCTTTGCGATGAGCATCGTGCAACGGCTCTTGAGTCTGCCCGCAATGGCATTGTATTATTGAAGAATGACGGTGTACTCCCTCTGGATGCTTCCAGATATAAGAAGATCATGGTGACCGGTATCAATGCCGACGACCAGAATATCTTGGGTGACTGGAGTGCTCCTGAGAAAGATGAAAACGTAACTACCATCCTGGAAGGTCTGAAGATGATTGCTCCCGATACTCAGTTTGATTTTGTAGACCAAGGTTGGGACCCTCGCAACATGGATCCGAAGAAAGTGGCTGAAGCTGCTGTACGTGCCAAGAGTGCTGATCTCAATATAGTAGTGGCAGGTGAATATATGATGCGCTTCCGTTGGAATGACCGTACAGACGGTGAAGATACCGACCGGTCGGATCTCGACCTGGTAGGTTTGCAGAACGAGTTGATAGAGAAAGTGGCTGCTTCCGGTAAGCCGACTATTCTTATTTTGGTGAACGGACGTCCTCTCGGTGTGCAGTGGGCGGCCGAAAATCTTCCCGCTATCGTAGAAGCATGGGCACCAGGAATGTACGGAGGGCAGGCAGTAGCCGAAATTCTGTATGGTAAGGTGAATCCGTCAGCCAAGTTGGCTATTACGATTCCTCATAGCGTAGGTCAGTTGCAGATGATATATAACCATAAGCCGTCACAATACTTCCATCCTTATGCGGCAGGCAAGCCAAGCACTCCGCTTTATCCGTTTGGTCACGGTCTTTCTTATACTACATATAAATATGATGACCTGAAATTGGCACAGAAAGAAATCACTAAGGATGGCACGGTGGATGTAAGTGTAAAAGTAACGAATACGGGCGACCGTGATGGAGTGGAGATCGTGCAATTGTATATACGTGATAAATTCAGTAGCGTCACCCGTCCGGTGAAGGAACTGAAAGACTTTGCCCGCGTATCGCTGAAAGCCGGTGAAAGTCAGGTCGTGAACTTTAAGATCACACCCGATAAACTGGCTTTCTATGATAAAAAGATGAAGAAGATTGTAGAACCGGGTGAGTTTATTGTGATGGTAGGCGCATCTTCTGATGATAAGGATCTGCTGAAAGACTCTTTCTTTGTGAAATAA
- a CDS encoding glycoside hydrolase 5 family protein: MGIGAPGACTPKPVESSFVHVNANGQFIRNGNPYYYVGTNFWYGAILGSEGEGGDRERLHKELDFLKSIGINNLRVLVGADGENGVKTRVQPSLQVAPGVYNDTILAGLDYFMNELRKRDMTAVLYLNNSWEWSGGYSVYLQWSGHGKAVVPAIDGWPAYMEYVKQFHQSDSAKVLFANYVKDIVTRTNRYNQIKYVDDPTLMSWQIGNEPRAFSDENKEPFAKWMADVAALIKSLDPNHLVSSGSEGSWGCEGDIALYERVHADPNIDYLNIHIWPYNWGWVKADSLKELLPRAKENTKKYINDHMVVAQKYKKPVVLEEFGFPRDGFRFSKSTSTEVRDEYYQYVFDLIRQDRENGGLFAGCNFWAWGGFAEQNPEHIYWEKGDDYTGDPAQEEQGLNSVFATDTTVEIIKTENAKLK, encoded by the coding sequence TTGGGAATAGGTGCGCCGGGTGCATGTACTCCTAAACCTGTTGAAAGCTCATTCGTTCATGTGAATGCGAACGGACAGTTCATCCGTAATGGAAACCCCTATTATTATGTAGGTACCAATTTCTGGTACGGTGCCATTCTTGGTTCTGAAGGTGAAGGAGGTGATCGTGAACGCCTGCATAAAGAATTGGATTTTCTGAAAAGTATCGGCATTAATAATTTGCGTGTATTGGTAGGTGCGGACGGTGAAAATGGTGTGAAAACCCGTGTGCAACCTTCTCTGCAAGTAGCTCCCGGTGTGTATAATGATACTATTTTAGCCGGATTGGATTACTTTATGAATGAATTGCGCAAGCGGGACATGACCGCCGTACTCTATTTGAATAACTCCTGGGAGTGGAGTGGTGGTTATTCTGTATATCTGCAATGGTCGGGACACGGTAAGGCTGTAGTGCCTGCAATAGACGGTTGGCCTGCCTATATGGAATATGTGAAACAATTTCATCAATCGGATAGCGCGAAGGTGTTGTTTGCCAATTATGTCAAAGACATCGTCACAAGAACAAATAGGTATAATCAGATAAAATATGTGGATGATCCAACGCTTATGTCTTGGCAGATAGGCAATGAGCCTCGCGCTTTTTCCGATGAAAACAAAGAGCCTTTCGCTAAATGGATGGCAGATGTTGCCGCCCTTATAAAGTCGCTCGACCCCAATCATCTGGTTTCTTCCGGAAGTGAGGGCTCCTGGGGATGCGAGGGGGACATTGCATTATATGAAAGAGTGCATGCAGATCCGAATATTGACTATCTGAATATCCATATTTGGCCTTATAACTGGGGATGGGTAAAAGCTGATAGTTTGAAAGAACTTCTTCCGCGAGCTAAGGAGAATACGAAGAAATATATTAATGATCACATGGTGGTTGCGCAGAAATATAAGAAGCCTGTGGTACTTGAAGAATTTGGCTTCCCTCGTGATGGTTTTCGTTTTTCTAAAAGCACTTCGACAGAAGTTCGTGATGAGTATTATCAATATGTATTTGATTTGATTCGTCAGGACCGGGAGAACGGCGGGCTTTTTGCCGGATGTAATTTTTGGGCATGGGGTGGTTTTGCTGAACAGAATCCCGAACATATCTATTGGGAAAAGGGAGATGATTACACCGGAGATCCGGCTCAGGAAGAGCAGGGGCTGAATTCTGTTTTCGCAACGGATACTACTGTTGAGATTATAAAAACTGAAAATGCAAAATTGAAATAA
- a CDS encoding DUF4136 domain-containing protein codes for MKKLIPLLLVVLTFAACEKDPDTDKLDNKYLVYTNYDTKADFKAFQTYYMPDSILIIGDKKEAEYWKDESAQEILQAYATNMNNRGYVRVDDREEANLGLQVSYIKSTYYFNDYGRPEWWWNYPGYWDAPYWGNWGGWYYPYAVTYTYSTGSFITELLNLEATQGEKEKLPILWTSYMSGLLSGSTAVNTKLAVEGVNQAYAQSSYLTNK; via the coding sequence ATGAAGAAATTAATTCCCCTATTATTGGTGGTCTTGACTTTCGCAGCCTGCGAAAAAGACCCTGACACGGATAAGCTGGACAACAAGTATCTGGTTTATACTAACTATGACACGAAAGCTGATTTCAAAGCTTTCCAAACGTACTACATGCCGGACAGCATCCTTATCATCGGTGATAAGAAAGAAGCTGAATACTGGAAAGATGAGAGCGCCCAGGAAATATTGCAAGCCTACGCTACCAATATGAACAATCGCGGCTATGTCCGTGTAGACGATCGCGAAGAAGCCAACCTCGGTTTGCAGGTCAGCTACATCAAGAGCACTTACTACTTTAATGATTACGGACGTCCCGAATGGTGGTGGAACTATCCGGGCTACTGGGATGCACCTTACTGGGGTAACTGGGGCGGATGGTACTACCCGTATGCCGTGACTTATACATATAGCACCGGTTCGTTCATCACCGAGCTCCTCAACCTGGAAGCCACTCAAGGCGAAAAGGAAAAATTGCCCATACTCTGGACAAGCTATATGAGTGGATTGCTTAGCGGTTCTACAGCTGTAAACACCAAACTGGCCGTTGAAGGTGTGAACCAAGCCTACGCTCAATCTTCCTATCTTACTAATAAGTAA
- a CDS encoding glycoside hydrolase family 3 N-terminal domain-containing protein, with amino-acid sequence MKKLFLFLLILFSCCARFDAQTHRLPAPQSPVAPVEPILIRPFTNDARCRQWVDSVLNKMSLKERIGQLFIYTIAPQQNKANRDLLRKVVDDYKVGGLLFSGGLMENQVALTNEAQKMADIPLMITFDGEWGLSMRLRGTPVFPRNMVLGCIQNDSLLYEYGREMARQCRELGVQVNFAPVADVNINPKNPVINTRSFGESPVNVADKVIAYARGLEDGGVLSVSKHFPGHGDTDVDSHHSLPKLSFSRARLDSVELYPFRKAIQAGLSGMMVGHLEVPVLEPKRGVPSSLSRKVVHDLLTQEMKFKGLVFTDALAMKGVSANNASICLQALQAGHDLLLVPRRIKEEVEAILDAVKSGELTEAEIEAKCRKVLTYKYALGLSKKPFVRLSGLGNRINTAHTRDLIRRLNQEAITVLRNKNNVLPLDADTREVAVLNVGDAKEVQPFLKELSGYINSTGTEGSPTVFQLKKDLQPAARKLLRDSLSQYKRILVCVTEHRLAPYQPFFAEFTHDVPVVYLLFIPGKQMLQIRRAVSAADAVVLAHSSIDDVQCRTAKILYGDATADGRLSASISNLFATGTGQVITPKTPLHFVPDEYGVNSRLLSRIDEIAKEGIKEGAYPGCQIVILKDGKEMYNKAFGIHTWPGASANGLSASVIPGATLPVSPTDVYDLASLTKTTATLLAVMKLYDKGRLNLTDRVSDYLPWLQDTDKKDITVRQLLLHESGLPSTLLFYLEAIDKESYEGTLFKAKPDAAHSAQIGVRTWANPKFKFQKGLMSKVRTAEHTLQVSDSLWLNRSFKEAYRQKIIETPLRDRRYRYSCVGFILLQQLVEARTGMSMDAFLEQEFYAPMGLKRTGYLPLRGAATAGTVYAGIVSGSHAPLSKAEIIPSSFDPFLRKTVLQGFVHDESAAFQGGVSGNAGLFSNATEVARIYQMLLNGGELDGKRYLSPETCRVFTTTVSRISRRGLGFDKPDRQNPAKSPCAAATPSTVYGHTGFTGTCAWVDPTNGLVYVFLCNRIYPNVWNTKLMKMDIRTRIQEVMYQAVK; translated from the coding sequence ATGAAGAAACTATTCCTATTCCTCTTGATATTATTTAGTTGTTGCGCCCGTTTTGATGCTCAGACACATCGCTTGCCGGCACCGCAATCTCCTGTTGCGCCTGTTGAACCTATCCTGATACGTCCCTTTACCAATGATGCCCGCTGCCGGCAGTGGGTGGACTCAGTGCTCAACAAGATGAGTCTGAAAGAACGTATCGGACAGCTATTCATTTATACCATTGCCCCCCAACAGAATAAAGCGAACCGCGACCTGTTGCGCAAAGTAGTGGACGACTACAAAGTGGGTGGCCTGCTTTTTTCCGGTGGTTTAATGGAAAACCAGGTGGCACTGACTAATGAAGCGCAGAAAATGGCAGATATTCCGTTGATGATTACCTTTGACGGTGAGTGGGGACTTTCCATGCGTTTGCGGGGTACACCGGTGTTTCCGCGAAATATGGTTCTGGGCTGTATACAAAACGACAGCCTGCTCTATGAGTACGGGCGCGAGATGGCCCGGCAGTGCCGTGAGCTTGGCGTGCAAGTCAACTTTGCTCCCGTGGCAGATGTGAATATCAATCCGAAGAATCCCGTTATCAATACCCGCTCTTTTGGAGAAAGTCCGGTAAATGTGGCGGATAAAGTGATAGCTTATGCACGTGGACTGGAAGATGGCGGTGTACTTTCCGTAAGCAAGCATTTTCCCGGTCATGGAGATACGGATGTGGATTCGCATCATTCATTGCCGAAGCTGTCGTTTTCGCGTGCACGTCTGGACAGCGTGGAGCTTTATCCATTCAGAAAGGCGATTCAGGCCGGACTGTCCGGTATGATGGTGGGACATTTGGAAGTGCCGGTGCTTGAGCCGAAACGGGGAGTGCCTTCTTCGCTTTCGCGCAAAGTGGTGCATGATTTGTTGACGCAGGAGATGAAGTTCAAAGGGTTGGTGTTTACGGATGCACTTGCCATGAAGGGAGTATCTGCCAATAACGCGAGTATTTGCTTGCAGGCGTTGCAGGCGGGGCACGACCTGCTGCTTGTTCCCCGGCGGATAAAGGAGGAGGTGGAAGCTATACTGGATGCCGTGAAGAGCGGTGAGTTGACAGAAGCGGAAATCGAAGCGAAGTGCCGGAAAGTACTTACCTATAAATATGCTCTCGGATTGTCGAAGAAACCTTTTGTCCGTCTTTCCGGTTTGGGAAACCGTATCAATACGGCACATACGCGTGATCTGATACGGCGTCTGAATCAGGAGGCGATCACTGTGCTGAGAAATAAAAACAATGTGCTTCCATTGGATGCGGATACCCGTGAAGTGGCGGTGCTCAATGTGGGGGATGCGAAAGAGGTACAGCCGTTCCTGAAAGAACTCTCCGGATATATAAATTCCACCGGGACGGAAGGAAGTCCCACCGTCTTTCAACTGAAGAAAGACTTGCAGCCTGCTGCACGCAAGCTGTTGCGTGATTCATTGTCACAATATAAACGTATTCTTGTCTGCGTCACGGAACATCGCCTGGCACCCTACCAACCCTTCTTTGCCGAGTTTACTCACGATGTGCCGGTGGTTTATCTGCTTTTTATTCCCGGTAAACAGATGTTGCAGATACGCCGGGCAGTGTCGGCTGCGGACGCCGTAGTATTGGCACATTCTTCGATAGATGATGTGCAGTGCCGGACAGCCAAAATACTTTATGGAGATGCAACAGCCGACGGACGCCTTTCGGCAAGTATCAGCAATTTGTTTGCCACAGGTACGGGGCAGGTTATTACTCCGAAGACACCGCTCCACTTTGTGCCCGATGAGTATGGAGTGAACTCTCGTCTGCTGTCCCGTATCGATGAGATTGCGAAAGAAGGGATTAAGGAAGGTGCCTATCCCGGTTGCCAGATCGTGATATTGAAAGATGGAAAGGAAATGTATAATAAGGCATTCGGAATACATACCTGGCCGGGTGCTTCTGCCAATGGACTTTCTGCATCCGTTATTCCGGGTGCTACCTTGCCGGTATCCCCGACGGATGTTTATGATCTTGCTTCGCTGACAAAGACTACGGCAACGTTGCTTGCCGTCATGAAGCTGTACGATAAAGGGCGTCTGAATCTTACTGACCGTGTGTCGGACTATCTGCCTTGGCTTCAGGATACGGATAAAAAGGATATTACTGTCCGGCAATTACTGTTGCATGAGTCCGGATTGCCTTCCACGTTGTTGTTCTATCTGGAAGCTATCGATAAGGAAAGTTATGAAGGAACTCTTTTCAAGGCAAAGCCCGATGCCGCACATTCCGCACAGATTGGTGTACGTACCTGGGCAAACCCGAAGTTCAAGTTCCAGAAGGGGCTGATGTCTAAGGTACGGACGGCAGAGCACACATTGCAGGTCTCTGATAGCTTGTGGCTGAATCGCTCCTTCAAGGAGGCATATCGGCAGAAGATTATAGAAACTCCGTTGCGTGACCGCCGCTATAGGTATAGTTGTGTCGGCTTCATCCTGTTGCAGCAGTTGGTGGAAGCGCGTACGGGAATGTCGATGGATGCTTTTCTGGAGCAGGAGTTCTATGCTCCGATGGGACTGAAACGTACCGGATACCTGCCGCTGCGAGGTGCAGCTACTGCGGGAACGGTTTATGCCGGCATTGTGTCCGGTAGCCATGCTCCTCTGTCGAAAGCCGAAATCATACCTTCTTCCTTTGATCCATTCTTGCGGAAGACTGTTCTTCAAGGCTTTGTACATGATGAGTCGGCAGCCTTCCAGGGTGGTGTATCGGGTAATGCCGGACTATTCTCTAATGCAACGGAAGTAGCGCGAATTTATCAGATGTTGCTGAATGGTGGTGAACTGGATGGCAAGCGTTATCTGAGTCCGGAAACTTGCCGTGTATTTACTACTACGGTTTCGCGCATCAGCCGCCGTGGTCTGGGATTTGATAAGCCCGACCGTCAGAATCCGGCAAAGAGCCCATGCGCTGCCGCTACCCCTTCTACTGTTTATGGTCATACCGGCTTTACGGGTACTTGTGCCTGGGTAGATCCGACGAACGGCCTTGTTTACGTCTTCCTGTGTAATCGCATTTATCCCAATGTATGGAATACGAAACTGATGAAGATGGATATTCGTACACGAATACAGGAGGTGATGTATCAGGCGGTGAAATAG
- a CDS encoding helix-turn-helix domain-containing protein has translation MENSNYIMREITPLSDRDCFYIADRRKTEFTYPIHCHAEFELNFTEHAAGVRRVVGDSAEVISDYDLVLITGKELEHVWEQHECTSKEIREITIQFSSDLFFKNFMNKNQFDSIRRMLEKAQCGISFPMQAIMKVYNWLDKLASEEQGFYAVMHFLRILYELSLYDDAKVLSSSSFAKIETFSDSRRVQKVQKYIADHYQEDIRLNTLADMVGMTPVSFSRFFRLRTGKTLSDYIIDIRLGFATRLLVDSAHTIAEICYDCGFNNLSNFNRMFKRKKDCSPKEFRENYRKKKIVI, from the coding sequence ATGGAAAACTCAAACTACATTATGAGGGAGATTACTCCCTTGTCCGACCGCGATTGTTTTTATATCGCCGACCGTCGCAAGACGGAGTTTACTTATCCTATCCACTGTCATGCCGAATTCGAATTGAACTTTACGGAACATGCAGCCGGTGTCCGCCGGGTAGTGGGAGACTCTGCCGAGGTTATCAGCGACTATGACTTGGTACTGATTACCGGCAAAGAACTGGAGCATGTGTGGGAGCAACACGAATGTACTTCGAAGGAGATACGGGAAATCACGATTCAGTTTTCATCCGACCTGTTTTTCAAGAACTTCATGAACAAGAACCAGTTCGACAGCATCCGGCGTATGCTGGAAAAGGCGCAATGCGGCATTAGTTTCCCCATGCAAGCCATCATGAAAGTGTATAACTGGCTGGATAAACTGGCTTCCGAAGAACAGGGATTCTATGCGGTGATGCATTTTCTGCGCATTCTTTATGAATTGTCTTTGTATGATGATGCAAAGGTGCTGTCCAGCTCTTCCTTTGCTAAGATCGAGACGTTCTCTGACAGTCGCCGGGTGCAGAAGGTGCAGAAATATATTGCCGACCACTATCAGGAAGACATCCGTTTGAATACTCTGGCGGATATGGTGGGTATGACACCGGTTTCGTTCAGCCGTTTCTTCCGGTTGCGTACGGGAAAGACGCTTTCCGACTATATTATAGATATTCGTCTGGGGTTTGCTACACGCCTGTTGGTGGACTCGGCGCATACCATTGCCGAAATCTGCTATGATTGCGGCTTCAATAATCTGTCCAACTTCAACCGAATGTTTAAGCGTAAAAAAGATTGTTCACCGAAGGAGTTCAGGGAAAACTATAGAAAGAAGAAGATTGTGATATGA